In Sulfitobacter sp. OXR-159, one DNA window encodes the following:
- the ccoN gene encoding cytochrome-c oxidase, cbb3-type subunit I yields MFDTLKLIVLALIVFFAALGADWARDPAYMVHALLIMLVAAGLFFWQLRRMPVEGARPAVSMAPQGYMDGPIRYGVIATAFWGVVGFLVGTFIAFQLAFPALNIEWAQPYANFGRLRPLHTSAVIFAFGGNALIATSFYIVQRTSSARLWGGNAAWFVFWGYQLFIVLAATGYLLGATQSKEYAEPEWYVDIWLTIVWLTYLAVFFGTILKRRERHIYVANWFFLAFIITVAMLHVVNNLAVPVSIWGSKSVQVFAGVQDAMTQWWYGHNAVGFFLTAGFLGMMYYFVPKQAGRPVYSYKLSIIHFWALIFLYIWAGPHHLHYTALPDWAATLGMVFSIILWMPSWGGMINGLMTLEGAWDKIRTDPIIRMFVASLAFYGMSTFEGPMMSIRAVNSLSHYTDWTIGHVHSGALGWNGLITFGALYFLTPRLWGRAQMHSMAAINLHFWLATLGIVLYAASMWVSGIMEGLMWREVDANGFLVNSFADTVEAKFLMYVVRGLGGVLYLAGGAVMVWNMWMTIRAPQARPVTVALPAE; encoded by the coding sequence ATGTTCGATACGCTCAAGTTGATCGTGCTTGCGCTTATAGTGTTTTTTGCAGCACTCGGGGCGGATTGGGCGCGCGATCCGGCTTATATGGTCCATGCCCTGCTGATTATGCTGGTGGCGGCGGGGTTGTTCTTTTGGCAGTTGCGCCGCATGCCTGTTGAGGGTGCACGGCCCGCCGTGTCCATGGCGCCGCAGGGCTATATGGATGGCCCGATCCGCTATGGCGTGATTGCCACCGCCTTTTGGGGCGTGGTGGGGTTTCTGGTCGGCACCTTCATCGCCTTCCAACTGGCCTTTCCCGCGCTCAATATCGAATGGGCGCAGCCCTATGCGAACTTTGGCCGGCTTCGCCCGCTGCACACCAGCGCGGTGATTTTCGCCTTTGGGGGCAATGCCTTGATCGCCACGTCGTTCTACATCGTGCAGCGCACCTCTTCGGCGCGGCTCTGGGGTGGGAACGCGGCGTGGTTCGTCTTTTGGGGCTATCAGCTTTTCATCGTGCTGGCGGCGACAGGCTATCTGCTGGGGGCCACCCAATCCAAGGAATATGCCGAGCCGGAGTGGTACGTCGACATCTGGCTGACCATCGTTTGGCTAACCTACCTCGCCGTATTCTTTGGCACGATCCTGAAGCGGCGTGAGCGTCACATCTATGTCGCCAATTGGTTCTTTCTGGCCTTCATCATCACCGTGGCGATGCTGCATGTGGTCAACAACCTCGCCGTCCCGGTGTCGATCTGGGGCTCCAAATCGGTGCAGGTCTTTGCAGGCGTGCAGGATGCGATGACGCAGTGGTGGTACGGGCATAACGCCGTGGGTTTCTTCCTGACAGCCGGGTTTCTGGGCATGATGTATTACTTCGTGCCGAAACAGGCGGGCCGCCCGGTCTATAGCTACAAGCTGTCGATCATTCACTTCTGGGCGCTGATCTTTCTTTATATCTGGGCCGGGCCGCACCACCTGCATTACACCGCATTGCCCGATTGGGCAGCAACGCTGGGGATGGTGTTCTCGATCATCCTGTGGATGCCAAGCTGGGGCGGTATGATCAACGGGCTGATGACGCTCGAAGGGGCGTGGGACAAGATCCGCACCGATCCGATCATCCGCATGTTCGTCGCCTCGCTCGCCTTCTATGGCATGTCGACCTTTGAAGGGCCGATGATGTCGATCCGGGCGGTGAACAGCCTCAGCCACTACACCGACTGGACCATCGGCCATGTGCACTCTGGCGCGCTCGGCTGGAACGGGCTGATCACCTTCGGGGCGCTCTACTTCCTGACCCCGCGGCTCTGGGGCCGGGCGCAGATGCACTCCATGGCGGCGATCAACCTGCACTTCTGGCTCGCGACCCTCGGGATCGTGCTCTACGCCGCGTCGATGTGGGTCTCGGGCATCATGGAAGGGTTGATGTGGCGTGAGGTCGATGCCAATGGCTTCCTCGTCAACAGCTTTGCCGACACCGTCGAAGCCAAATTCCTGATGTATGTGGTCCGTGGTCTGGGCGGGGTTTTGTACCTCGCGGGGGGTGCGGTGATGGTCTGGAACATGTGGATGACCATCCGCGCCCCGCAAGCCCGCCCTGTCACCGTCGCCCTGCCAGCGGAGTAA
- a CDS encoding CcoQ/FixQ family Cbb3-type cytochrome c oxidase assembly chaperone, producing the protein MDTYSFLRELADSWALLILTLIFLGVIGWAFRPGARALHDDAAAVPFRNDDPDQARHDGAQP; encoded by the coding sequence ATGGACACCTATTCTTTTCTGCGCGAACTGGCAGACAGCTGGGCGCTTCTGATCCTGACGTTGATCTTTCTCGGGGTCATTGGTTGGGCCTTTCGCCCCGGCGCGCGCGCCCTGCACGACGATGCCGCCGCCGTCCCGTTTCGCAACGACGACCCCGATCAAGCCCGCCATGACGGAGCCCAGCCATGA
- a CDS encoding helix-turn-helix domain-containing protein, producing the protein MYVTLSNEFTPATKVPEAQLCPRAPAALTARKRQAVGTHLFREGDVAHHIYEITSGVFRLTRVLGNGRRQVIAFGLPGDIIGFPNGALHHSDCEAIEPAELIAHPRHSLDDFDGDNSTHKRLLNAALREISAMQDHFMMLARKSAMEKLASFLITLAERNGRPIGNHTTCALPMTRGDIADFLGLTIETVSRTLTRLRKQDIIALETSQTVLIKDMDALISASQAAD; encoded by the coding sequence ATGTACGTGACGCTATCAAATGAGTTCACCCCCGCAACCAAAGTGCCCGAGGCGCAGCTTTGCCCCCGCGCCCCCGCCGCGCTGACGGCGCGCAAGCGGCAGGCGGTCGGGACGCATCTATTTCGCGAAGGCGATGTCGCCCATCATATCTATGAGATCACCTCGGGTGTCTTTCGTCTGACCCGCGTGCTGGGCAACGGGCGGCGGCAGGTCATCGCCTTTGGCCTGCCGGGCGACATCATCGGCTTTCCCAACGGCGCGCTGCATCACAGCGATTGCGAAGCGATTGAACCCGCCGAGTTAATCGCCCACCCCCGCCACTCGCTCGACGATTTCGACGGAGACAACAGTACGCATAAACGGCTGCTGAACGCCGCCCTGCGTGAGATTTCGGCGATGCAGGATCATTTCATGATGCTGGCCCGCAAATCCGCGATGGAAAAACTCGCGTCCTTTCTGATCACGCTGGCGGAGCGCAACGGGCGGCCGATCGGCAATCACACCACCTGCGCCCTGCCCATGACACGCGGCGACATCGCCGATTTTCTGGGCCTGACAATCGAAACCGTCAGCCGCACCCTGACCCGCCTGCGCAAACAGGATATCATCGCGCTTGAAACCTCTCAGACGGTCCTGATCAAGGACATGGACGCGCTGATCTCGGCCTCGCAGGCCGCAGACTGA
- a CDS encoding FixH family protein, which translates to MTAAELQRQRPLTGWHVLAIFVGGFSIIIAVNLALAFNAVRTFPGKETESSYIASQNFDTDRAAQQALGWTVEAKLTATALRLAVRDAEEEVVQPEIITATLGRATTVADDMTPAFAWDGHALVAPVTAGAGNWNLRIEMRAADGTLFRRRISLRVTP; encoded by the coding sequence ATGACCGCAGCAGAGTTGCAAAGGCAACGCCCCCTCACAGGCTGGCATGTGCTGGCGATCTTCGTGGGCGGCTTTTCGATCATCATCGCGGTGAACCTCGCGCTTGCGTTCAACGCGGTGCGCACCTTTCCGGGCAAGGAAACCGAGTCGAGCTACATCGCCTCGCAAAATTTCGACACGGACCGCGCGGCGCAGCAGGCTTTGGGCTGGACGGTTGAGGCAAAGCTGACCGCCACCGCGCTGCGCTTGGCTGTGCGGGACGCTGAAGAGGAGGTGGTACAGCCCGAGATCATCACGGCGACACTGGGCCGCGCGACCACTGTGGCGGACGACATGACGCCTGCCTTTGCGTGGGATGGCCACGCATTGGTGGCCCCGGTCACCGCAGGCGCTGGCAACTGGAACCTACGGATCGAGATGCGCGCCGCCGATGGCACGCTCTTTCGCCGCCGCATTTCGTTGCGGGTGACCCCATGA
- the ccoS gene encoding cbb3-type cytochrome oxidase assembly protein CcoS, with protein MNILIVLIPVSICLGAAGLAACLWTLRNGQYDDLEGDAARILLENGEVPNGEDRPRPDKTA; from the coding sequence ATGAATATCCTGATCGTTCTGATCCCCGTCTCCATTTGCCTTGGCGCGGCCGGGCTTGCGGCCTGTCTTTGGACGCTGCGCAATGGGCAATACGATGATCTGGAAGGCGACGCCGCGCGGATTTTGCTGGAGAATGGGGAGGTGCCCAATGGCGAGGACCGGCCGAGACCGGACAAAACGGCCTGA
- a CDS encoding heavy metal translocating P-type ATPase codes for MTVAACPGCVAAAPSAEAAAQRVAENDKALHLALPQIRCAACIAGVEGVLAKLPSIKSARVNLGAKRVRIVLMPGYDASAALQALNDAGFEAHELDATALRPAGDDTGRRLLARAAVAGFAMMNVMAVSVAVWSGAGDITREMFHWVSAAIALPALVFSAVPFFASAGGALRAGRMNMDVPIALAILLAAATSLYETFAATGAHTWFDAALSLTFFLLVGRYLEHRARATARSAAAELTALELPRATRLTAKGRETVEVSAVMPDDHIALAAGARAPVDGIALGAAMLDRSALTGEADPVAVAAGGAVCAGEVILGAPLNLRVTRRAEDSTLRRLAALVEVAETGKHRYSGIADRAARLYAPVVHGLAALAFAVWWGLTGDLYQAIAVATATLIITCPCALALAIPAVTAAMTGRLFRAGVLLKSPTALERLAEIDTVLFDKTGTLTEGVARLPALDPRAASVALSLAQASDHPASRALAAALQAHMPAELREVREVPGQGIRGLWNGAPVSLRRGQDGPELQLPDRCIPLPLIETPRAGAAEVVSALQERGLEVAMVTGDTAHRAAILARTLGIATVHAAVRPEDKADLVRDMAAQGRRVLMVGDGLNDTAALAGAHASLAPATALDAARVASDGVMLGGDLSAVEDTLRLARRARSRIRQNLALAAAYNAVAIPVAVMGFATPLMAAAVMSSSSILVVLNAVRR; via the coding sequence ATGACCGTTGCCGCCTGTCCGGGCTGTGTCGCAGCCGCCCCCTCGGCCGAGGCCGCAGCGCAGCGGGTTGCAGAGAACGACAAGGCACTTCACCTCGCCTTGCCACAGATCCGCTGCGCGGCCTGTATTGCGGGGGTCGAGGGGGTCTTGGCTAAACTGCCCTCGATCAAATCGGCGCGCGTGAACCTTGGGGCCAAACGGGTGCGGATCGTCCTGATGCCCGGATATGACGCCAGCGCGGCGCTTCAGGCGCTGAACGATGCCGGCTTTGAGGCACATGAGTTGGACGCAACCGCCCTGCGCCCCGCGGGGGATGACACAGGCCGCCGCCTGCTGGCCCGTGCTGCGGTGGCGGGCTTTGCCATGATGAACGTGATGGCGGTTTCCGTCGCGGTCTGGTCCGGGGCGGGCGATATCACGCGAGAGATGTTTCACTGGGTTTCCGCGGCCATCGCGCTGCCTGCACTGGTCTTCTCCGCGGTGCCGTTCTTTGCCTCGGCAGGGGGCGCCCTAAGGGCCGGGCGGATGAACATGGACGTGCCAATTGCGCTGGCGATCCTGCTGGCGGCGGCGACTTCACTTTATGAGACTTTTGCCGCCACGGGGGCGCATACATGGTTCGACGCGGCGCTGTCGCTGACCTTTTTCCTGCTGGTGGGCCGCTATCTTGAGCACCGCGCAAGGGCGACGGCGCGCTCTGCCGCGGCGGAATTGACGGCGCTGGAACTACCGCGTGCCACCCGGCTGACCGCTAAGGGCCGTGAGACGGTGGAGGTGAGCGCCGTGATGCCCGACGACCACATCGCCCTTGCTGCCGGGGCCCGCGCCCCGGTGGATGGGATCGCCCTAGGGGCCGCGATGCTGGACCGCTCCGCCCTGACTGGAGAGGCCGACCCCGTTGCCGTGGCGGCGGGCGGGGCGGTCTGTGCGGGCGAGGTGATCCTCGGTGCGCCGCTGAACCTGCGCGTCACCCGCCGCGCCGAGGACAGCACCCTGCGCCGCCTCGCGGCCCTCGTCGAAGTGGCCGAGACGGGCAAGCACCGCTACAGCGGGATCGCGGACCGGGCGGCACGGCTTTACGCGCCGGTGGTGCATGGCTTGGCGGCGCTGGCCTTCGCCGTTTGGTGGGGGCTGACGGGGGACCTCTATCAGGCGATCGCGGTGGCCACGGCGACGCTGATCATCACCTGCCCCTGCGCCTTGGCACTGGCCATTCCAGCGGTAACGGCGGCGATGACGGGGCGTTTGTTCCGCGCGGGCGTGCTGCTGAAATCCCCCACGGCGCTGGAGCGTTTGGCCGAGATCGACACGGTTCTGTTCGACAAGACCGGGACGCTGACCGAAGGCGTGGCGCGTCTGCCCGCGCTTGATCCGCGCGCGGCTTCGGTGGCACTTTCCCTCGCGCAGGCGTCGGACCATCCGGCGTCACGCGCCTTGGCAGCGGCGCTGCAGGCTCATATGCCCGCCGAGTTGCGCGAAGTGCGAGAGGTGCCGGGGCAGGGGATCCGCGGTCTGTGGAACGGCGCGCCGGTTTCCTTGCGCCGGGGGCAGGATGGGCCAGAGCTGCAACTGCCAGACCGTTGCATCCCCCTGCCGCTGATTGAAACACCCCGCGCCGGTGCCGCAGAAGTGGTCAGCGCGCTGCAAGAGCGGGGGCTGGAGGTCGCCATGGTCACCGGAGATACCGCGCATCGGGCGGCTATTTTGGCCCGAACATTGGGCATTGCCACAGTCCATGCCGCCGTCAGGCCAGAGGATAAGGCCGATCTGGTCCGCGATATGGCTGCGCAGGGCAGGCGGGTGCTGATGGTGGGCGATGGTCTGAATGACACGGCGGCTCTTGCGGGGGCCCATGCGTCCCTTGCCCCGGCCACGGCACTGGATGCGGCGCGGGTCGCCTCGGACGGGGTGATGCTGGGCGGTGATCTATCTGCGGTGGAGGATACGTTGCGTCTGGCGCGGCGGGCGCGCAGCCGCATTCGGCAGAACTTGGCCTTGGCCGCGGCCTATAACGCGGTCGCGATCCCGGTGGCGGTCATGGGCTTTGCCACCCCGCTGATGGCGGCGGCGGTGATGTCTTCTTCCTCTATCCTCGTGGTTTTGAATGCGGTGCGCCGATGA
- the ccoP gene encoding cytochrome-c oxidase, cbb3-type subunit III, producing the protein MTDNRKIDPATGTETTGHSWDGIEELNTPLPRWWLWTFYATVVWGVIYTILYPAWPMVSGATAGLLGYSTRGEVAAEIARVDLSNADLTESLVTVDLAVLKDNEELQRFATQAGRSVFAANCSQCHGAGAGGVVASGYPNLLDDDWLWGGTMEDIAYTVRHGIRNEDDPDARFSEMPPFDWMEEADLDATVHFVRSLSGLEHDAGAARAGAEVFADNCSACHGERGLGDRELGAPNLADAIWLRGSSHDAILRQLKTPRMGVMPPWQARLGEAEVRAVTAYVHGLGGGEATVDAEGAAAD; encoded by the coding sequence ATGACCGACAATCGCAAGATCGACCCCGCCACCGGGACCGAGACCACAGGCCACAGTTGGGACGGGATCGAAGAGCTGAACACGCCCCTGCCGCGCTGGTGGCTCTGGACCTTTTACGCCACCGTCGTCTGGGGCGTGATCTATACCATCCTCTATCCCGCATGGCCGATGGTCTCGGGTGCTACGGCGGGGCTGTTGGGCTATTCCACCCGCGGTGAAGTCGCCGCCGAGATCGCCCGCGTGGATCTGTCGAACGCCGATCTGACGGAGAGCCTCGTGACCGTCGATCTGGCGGTGCTGAAGGATAACGAAGAACTGCAGCGTTTTGCGACGCAGGCTGGGCGCTCGGTCTTTGCGGCCAATTGCTCGCAATGCCACGGCGCGGGGGCGGGGGGTGTTGTGGCCTCGGGCTACCCCAACCTTTTGGACGACGATTGGCTCTGGGGCGGCACGATGGAGGATATCGCCTATACAGTGCGCCACGGTATCCGTAACGAAGATGACCCCGACGCGCGCTTCTCTGAAATGCCGCCCTTTGACTGGATGGAAGAGGCCGATCTCGACGCCACCGTGCATTTCGTTCGCAGCCTGTCGGGGCTTGAGCATGACGCGGGCGCGGCGCGGGCGGGAGCGGAAGTCTTTGCCGACAACTGTAGCGCTTGCCATGGGGAACGCGGCCTTGGCGACCGTGAGCTGGGCGCGCCGAACCTTGCCGACGCGATCTGGCTGCGCGGCAGCAGCCATGATGCGATCCTGCGGCAACTCAAAACGCCGCGCATGGGGGTGATGCCGCCGTGGCAGGCCCGTCTGGGCGAGGCCGAGGTGCGCGCTGTGACCGCCTATGTCCACGGTCTGGGCGGGGGCGAAGCCACAGTCGATGCCGAAGGCGCAGCCGCCGATTGA
- the ccoG gene encoding cytochrome c oxidase accessory protein CcoG: MSNAAPPLFAAREPIFPRRVSGFFRRLKWVILILTLGVYYVTPWIRWDRGPNLPDQAVLVDLANRRFHFFWIEIWPHEFYFVAGLLIMAGLGLFLFTSALGRVWCGYACPQTVWSDLFMTVERWIEGDRNARIRLHNAPWSLRKARLRGAKWLVWLLIAVATGGAWVFYFADAPSLACDLVTLQAAPVAYATIAVLTATTFIFGGFMREQVCIYMCPWPRIQGAMMDPGTLTVGYRKWRGEPRGKGGVRRQKAAAEAIGSGNAVARYGAALDKNTAGDRQSRDGEVLGDCIDCNACVAVCPMGIDIREGQQMECITCALCIDACDDVMAKIGRPRGLIDYLALDDEPPTAPKASAAVAGLAETPAGDVAGAIQPPWQPKPLWQHVFRPRTLIYTAAWAAIGVALVVALFIRPEIDMTIAPVRNPTFVTLSDGSIRNAYDIRLRNKHGEARAFRLSLAGDHGLGLSIEGAPDPVVAVPADTTRLQRVYVIAPPQTEAAAAPRSDLRFWVEDIRSGERAFGDTIFNGKDSQ; encoded by the coding sequence ATGTCCAACGCCGCCCCCCCGCTTTTTGCCGCACGAGAGCCGATTTTTCCCCGCCGGGTGAGCGGCTTCTTTCGCCGGTTAAAATGGGTGATCCTGATCCTCACGCTGGGGGTCTATTACGTCACCCCGTGGATTCGCTGGGACAGGGGGCCGAACCTGCCGGACCAAGCGGTTCTGGTTGATCTCGCCAACCGGCGCTTCCATTTCTTCTGGATCGAGATTTGGCCGCATGAGTTTTACTTTGTGGCCGGGCTGCTGATCATGGCTGGGCTGGGGTTGTTCTTGTTCACCTCCGCTCTGGGTCGGGTCTGGTGCGGCTATGCCTGCCCGCAAACCGTCTGGTCCGATCTCTTCATGACCGTCGAACGCTGGATCGAGGGCGACCGCAACGCCCGTATTCGTTTGCACAACGCGCCGTGGAGCCTGCGCAAGGCGCGGCTGCGGGGGGCGAAATGGCTGGTCTGGCTGCTGATCGCGGTGGCCACGGGCGGGGCTTGGGTCTTTTACTTTGCCGATGCACCCAGTCTGGCATGCGACCTCGTGACCCTGCAAGCCGCCCCCGTCGCCTATGCCACCATTGCCGTGCTGACGGCCACGACCTTTATCTTTGGCGGCTTCATGCGCGAACAGGTCTGCATCTACATGTGCCCTTGGCCCCGCATCCAAGGTGCGATGATGGACCCCGGAACGCTGACCGTCGGCTACCGCAAATGGCGGGGGGAGCCGCGCGGCAAGGGCGGGGTAAGGCGCCAGAAAGCGGCGGCAGAGGCGATCGGCAGCGGCAATGCGGTGGCGCGCTACGGCGCGGCGCTGGACAAAAACACCGCAGGCGACCGCCAATCGCGGGATGGAGAGGTCTTGGGCGATTGCATCGATTGCAACGCCTGTGTCGCGGTCTGCCCGATGGGGATCGACATCCGCGAAGGCCAGCAGATGGAATGTATCACCTGCGCGCTCTGCATCGACGCCTGCGACGATGTGATGGCCAAGATCGGCCGCCCGCGCGGGCTAATCGACTACCTCGCGCTGGATGATGAGCCGCCCACTGCGCCCAAGGCGAGCGCCGCCGTGGCGGGCCTTGCCGAGACACCGGCGGGGGATGTCGCCGGGGCCATCCAGCCTCCGTGGCAGCCCAAGCCGCTTTGGCAGCATGTCTTCCGCCCTCGGACGCTCATCTACACCGCCGCTTGGGCGGCCATCGGTGTGGCGCTTGTCGTGGCCCTGTTCATCCGGCCCGAGATCGACATGACCATCGCCCCGGTGCGCAACCCGACCTTCGTTACCCTGTCGGATGGATCGATCCGCAACGCCTATGACATCCGTCTGCGCAACAAACATGGGGAGGCGCGGGCGTTCCGGCTGTCTCTCGCGGGGGACCATGGCTTGGGCCTCAGCATCGAGGGGGCGCCTGATCCGGTGGTTGCTGTGCCCGCCGACACGACCCGCCTGCAACGGGTCTATGTAATCGCCCCGCCGCAGACCGAAGCCGCCGCAGCGCCGCGCAGCGATCTGCGTTTTTGGGTCGAAGATATCCGCTCAGGCGAGCGGGCCTTTGGCGATACGATTTTCAATGGAAAGGACAGCCAATGA
- the ccoO gene encoding cytochrome-c oxidase, cbb3-type subunit II has protein sequence MAKNPHSPNYDPADDPKIVTASEGLKKGKIPNELPPETQTITFHQRFERNATLLLIASLGVVSIGGIVEIAPLFWLENTIEEVEGMRPYSPLELAGREIYVREGCYTCHSQMIRPMRDETERYGHYSLAAESMYDHPFQWGSKRTGPDLARVGGRYSDEWHVDHLMDPQSVVPESVMPKYAFLMDAKLESEDVTDLVATHRTVGVPYSDEMIANVRGDFRVQVDPMGDYDALLERYPGAQVRSFDGQPGISEMDALIAYLQMLGTLVDFSTFVPDATR, from the coding sequence ATGGCCAAGAACCCCCACAGCCCCAATTATGACCCCGCTGACGACCCGAAGATCGTGACCGCCAGCGAAGGCTTGAAGAAGGGCAAAATCCCCAACGAACTGCCGCCTGAGACGCAGACGATCACCTTTCACCAGCGGTTCGAGCGCAACGCGACGCTGCTGCTGATTGCCTCGCTCGGGGTGGTCAGCATCGGCGGGATCGTCGAAATCGCGCCACTGTTCTGGCTGGAGAATACCATCGAAGAGGTCGAGGGCATGCGCCCCTATTCGCCGCTGGAACTGGCGGGGCGCGAGATCTACGTCCGCGAGGGCTGCTATACCTGCCACAGCCAGATGATCCGTCCGATGCGCGACGAGACCGAACGCTATGGCCACTACAGCCTTGCCGCGGAATCGATGTATGACCACCCGTTCCAATGGGGCTCTAAGCGCACCGGGCCGGATCTGGCGCGCGTGGGCGGACGCTATTCGGATGAGTGGCATGTGGATCACCTGATGGACCCGCAGTCGGTGGTGCCGGAAAGCGTGATGCCGAAATACGCCTTTCTGATGGACGCCAAGCTTGAGTCTGAGGATGTGACCGATCTGGTGGCGACGCACCGGACGGTTGGGGTGCCCTATAGTGATGAGATGATCGCGAATGTCCGTGGCGATTTCCGGGTGCAGGTCGATCCCATGGGGGACTACGACGCGCTACTCGAACGCTACCCCGGCGCGCAGGTGCGCAGTTTCGACGGGCAGCCCGGCATCAGCGAAATGGATGCCCTGATAGCCTATCTGCAAATGCTCGGAACGCTGGTCGATTTCTCGACCTTCGTGCCCGACGCCACCCGCTGA